From the genome of Papaver somniferum cultivar HN1 unplaced genomic scaffold, ASM357369v1 unplaced-scaffold_46, whole genome shotgun sequence:
ATTCTCTCCAGAAAGCACTTGTAAAGGCTGGATCTCTATCACGGACAATTTATCTTCGCATTCCATGCAAACGAAATATATTATCAAAGAAAACTTTAGCTATCCCAACAGCTGTATATGGATGAGAGATGGCAGTAAAATGTGCATACTTCGACAACCGATCAACTACAACAAAAATAGTAGTCTTACCGCTCGATGCAGGAAACCCGTCAATGAAGTCCATATATATGTCTTCCCATATCTGACAAGGGATTGATAGAGGTTGGAGGAGTCCGACAGGTGAAAGTTTTTCAGTCTTATGACGATGGCATGAATCACAGTTCTTTAtatacagggggttagtccacgagtgagttgggggtgtttaatgtattttgaatcttggggattttgagggagtgtaagagagtatagggagtttgataggtttggtgttttgagtgtagggagtctaagagactctcccaaaatctctacttttttgagagatttggagtgaggcaaaaatacactggaaactccctagaactccccaaaACAAACCAACTCCTTaccattctaatttttaccactaacagggagtttaagagtttgtttcaagctcccccacgactaacggggttttctagggagtttgggagactcttttaaactctcccacgactgacgggaattttgagagactccttcgaactcccctaCGACTAATGGGTGAAAacccaactacacccaactcccacaactcccttgaggactaacacacTGATAGTTTTTGATCCTTTTCCTCATTCTCGTCCAGTAGAAATTAGAGCGAATTCTCTAAAAAGTCTTGACGAAACCTTCATTCGTGCTGCCATGAAACTGATCTGCTATATCTGTAATGAGTGGTGAGTGTTCTTCCAAGTAAATTTTATCCTTGTAGAACAAAATGTCATTCACTAATTTCCAAGGTCCTATAGCTAGGGGTGTGCAGAAAAAACGAAACCGCGGATTTCACCCGTATTCGTtcgcaaaattgcgggtgaaacccAATCCGCAAGATCTTTGGGCCGGATACGGGTGGGAATCTCAAATCCGCATGCGGTGCGGTTGCGGTTGGAAAATGAAAACCGCGGATTTACCCGCACCGTAGGACATGAAAGGAATTTGATAGAAATATTAAGGATAGTATGGGAACTATGAGTTTATATATAAACAAGGGAGGTTTTGcagaaccaacttaaaagtgaagtATTGAAAATTGAGGAATAAACTATGCAAGCAGTTGCTGGAGCTATCAAGGAGTGCGAGCTAAGAAAAATACTTGATGAGGTGTCGCCAAAGAACATTCAGAAGCTTAATAAGCTTATAGCTGCGAATGATGAAGAGATAGGGTTATGACTGCTCATTGGAAACTTAAAACTAGAGAACTGGAAGCACAGGTATGTGTACTTTTCAACACTATGTAAAACTTACATTCTATCTGAGTTTATACTTCACTCTAAAGATTTCATCCATGCTTAGTTATGAATTGTATGGTCTATGATACAGTTGGAGAAACATCGTAGAGCTGATCAAGATGTGAAAAAGAGGGTGTTGAAGTTAGAATTTTGTCTTCGGGATGCTCGAGCACAGACTCGGAAGCTGCAGAGGGTATTAAATCCTACTTCTGTGATTTTTTTTTgactaaatccgcggttaatccgcatccggtccgTACAATTCGCTGATCCGTAGAGGTCAAATCCGCgagtgattgggccggtcacggttcaattttccaaatccgcaactttgacagtttggttgcgggtgacccctaatccgcaacccgTCCGCcttccgttgcacacccctacctATAGCTTCATCTTCTTGTACTAACTGAACAAGCCTTTTAAGGGAGGATCTGACCTGGTTTCGTCTTTTATAACCTCAATCCAGTTGGGCGATGGCAGAGATAGGACATaagctttttcttcttctagttgaCTTCTCCTGGAGAGTGCATCATCAATAACATTTTCTTTCCCCTTTTTGTACACAATGGTAAAATCATACCCCATTAGCTTGAGTTTCTGAAATGCTTTTTCAGCGAGCAAACTCCATTGAAACGAATCTTTCTTAAGCATATTCGTAAGTGCAGCTGCAATTTTACCGTAATTCTGGATAAATTTATAGTAATAACCGGTTAAACCCAAGAACCCTCGCAATGCTTTAAGTAATTCCGGCTTTGGCCATTGTTGCATTGTTTCAATTTTTTCTGGGTCTACTGCTACACCTGCACTTGATATTACATTACCTAGGTACCTGACTTCCTTTTGCGCAAAGTCACATTTCTCATATTTGACATAGAGTTGGTGAGATTCTAATATAGAGAATACAATTTCTAAATTATCCTAATGTTCAGACCATGACCTACATTATATTAAGATGTCATCGAAAAAGACTAAAACAAGCTTTTTTAATGAGCTTTGGATACCTCATTCATAAGTGTTTGGAATGTTGAAGGAGCATTTGTGAGACCGAAAGGCATCACCAAGAACTCGTAGTGTCCATGATGAGTTCTGAAGGCTATCTTCTCAATGTCACTAGGATGCATCCTCACTTGATGATAATCGTAACGCAGATCCAACTTCGTAAAAAACTGAGCGCGATCTAATTCATCCAAAAGCTCGTTAATCACCGGTATAGGAAATTTATCCTTAACTGCGATCTAATTTAGAGCCTTATAGTCGACACACATCCGCCAAGAACCATCATGCTTCTTAACTAAGATCACTGGTCATGAGTACGGGTTGTTACTCAAACGTACGACCCCAGTAGACAACATTTCATCAACCAACTTCTCTATCTCAGTTTTTTGGAAATAAGGGAAACAATACGGCTTGATAGAGACAGGTCCTTGTCCATGGTAGAACGAAATCTTATGATCTTGTTCACGTTTAGGAGGAAGTCCTTGAGTTTGATCTAGCACCCTATGATATTTAACAAGAATCCCATGTACTTGTGCATTAGGACGATGCAAAGAATTAGTTGGTGCAGCTGTTAACGAATATAATTGCAAAGAAAGGCCTTCCCTCTTCTTACTTGCAACATGTTGGATTTTCACATCATTAACCACCACATTTTCCGGTGTCGATAACCCTTGCAGAATTACCTCCATTTCCATCCACATTGATTCGCATATGCAGTTTGAGTCCTAGTGTACTCAGCCATTGAGTTCCCAAGACAGCATCACAACCCTCCAGAGGTAAAACATAAAAATCAACTAGCATAGGAAATCCTTGTAAGCTTAATAGGGTTTGGAAACACTTACCAAAACTGATTAGCTTCTCACCTGATGCCACCATCTCCTCCAATCGACCACTGAAACAGGCCGCAATCCCACCTTCTGCGCTACCCTTTCACTTATAAAATTGTGAGTACTTCCAGAATCTATGAGTACTGTGATAGCCTTATTACAGATACTACCTTGCACTCACATGGTCTGAGGTGCTAGAGTTCCAACAATTGCGTGCAAGGAAATTTCAGGTGTCTCATCATTTTGGTCGACAACATTATCAACTTCGATTTCCATTTCAATATCATCATCACTATCTTCAATATAAGCTTGAATCATGAATAATTTCTTGCAGCAGTGACCAGGCCCAAATTTCTGATTACACCTAAAACAAATTTCTTGTCTTCTTCGCTCATTAAGCTCATCAGTAGTCATTCTCCTCACAATGGTGCTTACTGAATTTTGTATGTTAACTGTAGTATTTTGGGTAGTAGAATGACGAGGCACTTGATTGATTTTTGAATAACTAGGTGTCTGTTTCATGTGATTCATCTCTAGTCTCATAGAGACGTGCTAGACTAATGGCATATGCAAGGGTAGTGGGTTTGTTTGCTTGAACATCAGTACGAATATTAGGAAACAAACCACTAGTAAACATACCGACCTGCTGAATTTAAGGTATTGGCCTTGCCTTAGCCAACAATTTTTCAAACTTGATACGGAAGTCCTGAACGGTGGTGGTCTGCTTAGCTTTGACAACTCCCCGAAGAAATCCATGTATGATTTGGACCAAATCTAACATACAAGTTCTCCTTATACTCATCCCAAGAAATATAGATAATCTCTTGTTTCAATAGATGGTACCAAAACTGTGCATCTCCTTCGAGGTGGAACCCTACCAAAGGAACTTGGTCTACTAGTGGAGTTTCATGAGTTTGAACCATTGCTCTGCCTTACAAATATATAGTTGGATCTTCTCCTCACAAAACAAGGAAAATCTAATACTACTCATGCAGGTCTAAGAGCTTCAGAAACAAAATTTTGAGGAATTCTACCTCCAGTAATTGGTCGAGCACCTGATGTTCGTTTTACATTTGTAGAACATTCGGCCTTCTGATTAGTTTGTAGTTCCataaacttttgaaactgctcaatcaacacattcAACTTATTTGCAATTGAGTTTTTCCATTTCTCCATAAAAGTTTCGAATGGTATCTCATGGTCCTTTGATGCTTTCTTTGCTTCATCATCCGGAGACaaacctggctctgataccaaatgttacaGTTCGGAGATTGGGTACCTGTAAACTGTAGACTGAAATATAAAGATCTGAAATATGATAATTAAAAGTAAAGATAAATGAGTTCTTCGAGGGACTCAATCCTCCAACAACATAATATTTTTAATAGAAATTCATTGATGCTTCTCTTGAGAACAGACTGGGATTATATGTCGCACAACCAAAGTTATAGTCCCACCATAATAGGAGACTTCCTAAAAATTAGGAACACTACTAACTACCACTACTACTTATTCAAAGCATTACTAGCTAACAACTACGACTACTTCAACTGAAATTAAGCGACTCACAGAAACAATACTTGATTGGAATGTAACAGTACATCCACCGATTTAGTTCCTTGTTTTCCCAGAGTTGCCGAACTATTAGATAAGTGCGTTGTTGAATCTATTGTCTCAAAATAAATGAAGTAGAAAGAAGTATCCATTCCTTCGCACTCATATACCATCATAGGATATATACTGATTATAAATAATTTAAAGTCAAAACTTAGTTCCATCTTATCGGTTTATTCTTTTTCGTTCAGGAAAACGTACGTAAAGCAGGGGAGAAAATTCATTCATTTTTATGCCTTATGCCTCATCAAGTAGTGCTAGTATTGACTAAATGACCACCTTAAGTTTATATCAGATTACACTATCAATGAAAAAGCTCATTATCGAtacaatttcaaaaaaaaaattaccttgtCTGCAGCTGCTGTGCGGAGATTTCAACTCAGGAAGAACTTGTCTCTCACGCATTTTCTCAAACACCTTGCTGGTGATTCATGAAATGCAGTTGCTGGTGATTCGTGAACCCCTGTATCTCCTTCCCTGCATTGAATTCCAAATTTAACATCAACCCAGCTTCCTAATCTATCCCAAACACTCAAACCACACCTTTATATTCTACCACTAGATTAATAACTTATCTGTATAACACCTTCTGCTACCACCATAACCTCCTCCTTTGTAGACACAATTACTGAACCATTTCCACTAATTAATTTTGTTCCTTAAATTTCATTTATACTACCATTAAACGATGAATTCATCTCTGTTAcaccttatttttcttttagaaattGAGTCTGCTCTACAACTGATCCAAATTCATCACCAAAACCCAATAACTATAACATTCTAACAACCtgataaaatcattaaaaacagAAGTGGGTTTCTGACAAACCTCTCTTTAAACTGTCTTTTGCGCCTCGTCACCTTCACTACCACTAAATCTTTAATCCAATGATTCAATCTCTTATAAACAACCACGATTAACgttaattaggtttgatttgataAAAATCCCCCAGTTGTCTCTCGATTTTAgcagaagaaaaaattgatttagATGAACAAGAGAGAACcatagagaaaaaggaagaagaaaaggagaatCTATCCCGCTCTCTCTATCTCTTCTGCTATTAGATGGGTTTTCCCCCGTATCATCTAACCATCTAAGCATGTAGACCATCTAATTTCTCTGAGATCTAGATATCTCAGATTACTGATTTTGAGACCAATACATGTGACGTTAATTCCTATGGAtgtccatcttagccgttcaattATCTTCGTGATTTCAGCGATCTTAGATTAGGCATTCAGATCGACACACCTGGACAAGATTAACTGTGCTACTGACAGACGTACAGAAAGGGTAATTTAGTAATCTTAACACCTTCACGAGATCTCTCTATAcgattttggcgagatattgactaGTTAACACGAGAAATTGACTGAGATAACGGATTCTGATGAAATCCTTTGATTGTCCTAGatttataagaaataaaaaagaggCTTACATTTGAAAACGAGGATCCAGAACAGACCAACTTTTGTATATATtccaagttttttctttttataatagTATTGCTTCAATAATTTAATAATAGGTCGTTTGGATATTAGTTTAAAAGTAACTTTTCGacttttaaaaattaaaaagtcGAAAGTCAGTTTGAAGATGCAATATGAAAACGACTGTTATAAGTCAAAAAGTTGCTTATTTTTGGAgcaaatattctttgtttccgagcttcttgtctgttttcttttcttttttctctctctttctcactCATCTCACATACCCCGCATACAACAAATTAGAGATGAAGGAGAAGAGGAGTAAACCCTACTTACGAATTTCAAAGGTTCGATGAGACTTTTTCTAACATTTTTCTTCGATTTTCCTTtagttatattattttattttgtccttcaaattttgatcgtaatttttttttaatattttttttaataaaattattatgtgtACAATGGATGAGTTGGTAACCTAGCTACAAGTTAtgcaccaacacccttttgaataccAACACCCactttatgaaaaataaaactgccTAAACCACTAGCAGCATCATtgttaactaaacaattcttcagccTCTTCAAAAAGGTCGTTGTATCTTCGCCCAAGTCACCTAAGATAGTGAAAGCAAGCACATCGAGCCCATACCCATGTTCAAcacatttttccaaatatttgttGCGCTTACGCATCACAGCCTTGGAAATAGCCTGCCTAGGGGTGAAGGCACTCACACCACCTCCTGTGAAAGGCGAGACTCccgtaacatccatacaaacatcttgactGCTTTCCTAATTGTAGACTAGGATATCGAATGGAAGTAAAGCACTACCATCATCAGACAAGAAACCTAACGCCACTTCTTTGCGTGCTGGCACACCCGTCGTGTAACATATATCCGCAAGAACATCACGAACCAAATCATGTCGGAATTTGAGGCCAACATCACTAGCCCAATGCAAAGCATGATCTCCATTTATATCCATTCGCCTGTTACATCTTGAACATTGTGCACGTTCAGCAAATAACAGTATACCCAAACGATAACAAACTACAGGATAGAACTGTTTTGGCCCAAGGCTTTGATTATTAAGCCCGCTGATGGGTATACCTAGAAGATAATACTGAGCGTGTTTAAGCCTATTACACTGCCACAGTACTAAATCTCATTCAGTCATTGTGAAATTGCCAGGAATTCGCTTCTTAACAGCATCGAAGTAGGTTACCGCCAATGAGAGTGCATAGACACAGGTCGATGTTGTAGTTAGAAGTCAAACTACATATGATTATTATTGGAATACTGATAGAATTTTAGTGCCATTTAATTACTACTTCTTCTTTAACTTTTCTTTGATGTTGAGAATAAAGAAATTAAAATAGGCTTGTGGACTAGAAATCCCAATTCAAAGGCTTACTTATTTGGGAGTGCAATGTTCTGGGAGTTTTTTCCATCACGTGAAATTTAGTCCAATTAAGATAGGATGCAGCTTTCAAATGGTTGTTAAATGAATTGAATTAAATTGCCTGTAAATCTAAATGTGTAAGAATGATTTCCGAAGATTGTGAATGGTTTTTAATTCAATTTCAAGTTCTCAGCCCATCACATGTTTGTGAAAAGAAcctgatgaaatttctgaaaaaaATGTAATCAAATTCTCAGCCTATCAAACTCATTATTGCTTATCATTTTTATGTTGAGGAGGGTTTCCTAGGCTTTATAAAGAGACCAAATTTGCTGAATTCCATCCCCTAATGCATTTTCTATTAGGGACTTTCAAAACTGAAAACTTATGAACATGTGCTGTGATACCTGTTTTGTCCTGTTTTGTAGAGACTCTTTGATAGAGCTACAAACCCCCATAATTTCTCCTATCATTTTTAGGTTAAGGAGGGATTACTTAGCTTTCCAACAAGACCAAATTAATTTGACCaatttcatttttaggtttaaaaTCAAACCACCATTTTTTTGAAGAATTCCTCCTTGAGTTCCATGTGCTTTTTTTTCCTGTATCCCCATTATATCCAGAAGCCAGTCACAAGACTCACAAGTAGAATAAATAAGCTAAGGCAGGCCCCTGCAAGCAATACAAGAGAACTTAATAGATATCCCGCGTCTGCAATATGCTAGTAGGATTCAAAATTATAATTGTAATACCACAACATTTCCGCTAGAAAACCACAGTGATCATACAATCTAATTTAATCTAAGGTTTTTATAGTTCATTCATACTATTAGTGTAAGATGCCATTCAAAATCACTGCTAGCACTTACCAACAACAATCTTGTTGACGTTATTATTATTCTGAGTACTCCGACTCTCGGGAAGATCGCTCTGACTCTCGAGAAAGCAATCTGTAATATTATTTCTGATATCAATACTATATCCCTTGTTGCAAGAACAGTTGTAGCTTCCTTCTGTGTTTTTGCAACTACCTCTATCTCCCTTACATACCTCTAGCTCGTTACATTCATCGATACCTGTCCCGCCAAAAAGAAGAGTCAGTTCAATATACTGCAATTGTAGTTTCATTTCATTACTAGCAGAAGAAATCTGTAAATATTGCCTTGACATCCACCAGCAGTACTGCTGTTCAGATAAGGATTTCCTCTATAGCCATTTTTACAGTTACACCGATAACCTTGAGTACTATCGCCTGCAGGTACTGTACAGTCAGTGTTAGGTCCACAGGCATAAAACGTCGAGTTTCTTTTAGCTTCATTGCATGTCTGGAAACCAACGGTCCATTCAATCACCACTGGAACAGTTCCGGTTCCATTATTTTTGAAATCCATGAAATACGACGAAGAAAATTTAAatgatttttcttcaataaaaaggCATAACTACATGGATTGAAACTCAAAGTTCTACCGGTATTAGACATGCTTCCAACACTGTAGTTTAAATTTTGAAGTCCAGCTGGGACGGAGGCCTGGCAACAACCGACACCATTGCAAGACCCATCAGTGCTATCTTCTATTTTATCACAGACTGACAAACATCCGGCACTAATAGATCTATTACCATCTGGTTTTAGATACGCCCAGGTATTGCAACCCATACCAACGAACCTGTTTTTTGTATTAGAGAAGGTGAATTTTCCCAAGTAAGCTGTCGAGAATAAATTAGGAGATTCCCTATCTGGACAATCGCTGGCTATGAAGATTTCGGTTATCATATCTCCGTCGAGTATTGATATATTTGAGATATTTAAGTTTTTGCCATAAACTGGCTTGGTGGAATTGAGGAGACTCTCATCGCAACGTATTTCGAAATAATCGTCTAAAAACAACCAGGACCAATACCGAACGGATAGGGTATGCTAACATTCCCGCAGTGACTTCGGCAACCAGGCTTGGTTATTACTTGGGAACCAGTGATCGGTATTTAGCAGATGCTATGTATATCCACAGTAACAAGACAAAACACTGAAACTTTAAGAGAACTTGCAGAGCCATGGTTTATGAGTTTGGTTATTTTAATGCTTAGGGTACCCATATATATGCACACACCATTCCTTAGCCGGCACAAACTTCGCGATCACAAATCttttaatttgtatttttatttttatttcctgtGAAGCATCATCCTCTGAAACGCATTGAAGATATATCAGCCTTAATTAACAAGGGTTGTTGGGAGGCTTCTAGGAAATGCTGGAGATAACTTATTTAGCAGTGCACTCaatttcaaaaatattgcaacCCACACGAAGATGACCTTTTCAAAGGTGaagattttgaaaaaatgaagAACCGAATGAGCTATTTTGAATGTTCAGTTTGATGTCAACCTTTACAACTGGAACTAAATATTAGTCATTAATTACCTGGTCATTTAAGTTGTGAAGTTGTTATTATCTAGTTACATcacttgctatttttttttcttggtcaCTTGCTACAATTGAATGGGCAAACTCTGATTGATGTTGCGCATATCCCTGTCATAGACAATTTCCGTCGATGTTTCTGACTAGTAAAGTTGATTGATGTTGCCAGGTAAGTTGACAATTCCGGTTGATCTTTCTAGGTAGACTATTTGTATCGATGTTGCTACCGGACTGGTGGATAATGTACGACTTCTTCTAGCCGTCTCTGTGATACGGCACGGCGGAAGCAATATGAATGATTAGTAGCACAAGGAGAAGCCACTCCTTAGAACAGTAAACTCACTCTAATTCAGGAGCTACGGcaactctaatccaagagttaaaatagacaatggtttataaccaaaCTAAATCaataatattatcaagatgatgaGCATCAAGCTGCTTTACAATGAAAGGGAAATGACTATTTATAGCCTGCAAACATAAACCTAGAAATCTAAATATTCCTAAATATTCTAAGAGAATATATTATTCACATAAAAGAAGATAAACCTAATAAAACAAATGATAATCCTAATAAATAAAATGCCATAATtaataaatatccaagatatgGCTATATCTTGGAATATACTTCTAACTTTCCTAATACGTCCCATATCAAGCTCTCCCACTGCGATAAAACTCGTCTCGAGTTTATATTGAAAATGGCAAGTCGATGAAAACAATTTAGAGCTTCCACTAGTAGCACAACTCGGTCTTGAATTATGCATTGGAATTACTAACGATTCAGAACACAATTTTTACATCAAAGTCTTCTTCCCAAATATGGACCAACCAGATAATAAACGTCTAACAATCCCGCGACTATAATATAAAAACTCCAAAGAGAACTTCCATGCATAGTCTACTGGGCTTCCATAACTGTTGGTTCCACTACCACAAAACTGGGTATATAGATCTTCATAAGTGCTTTTGGAAACTACGACTTGGGGAAGACTATTATTAAGGATCCGATTGTCTCTTGTCACTAGATTAGTTGACTGGCTCGGTAAGCCTTTTGTAGTTACAGTTGGTAACATATCTTTATCTACTGCTTCTCTCGACGGTCGTTTTCCTGGCATAAGCTTGACTTTAGTGGTTCCCCACACGAATTCACAAATGTTGTCACGAGAACTTGCTCGAACCTCAAAAAACCAGGGAGCACCCAACACAACATCACAAACGTCGATGTCAACTACTTCGCAAAAGATTATGTCGGAGTAACACTTACCAATTGCTATTGGAATTTTGCAAACACCCAGACAAGTAAtcaattcatctttgttgttcacCCATTTAATCTGATCCGGGATAGGATACCAATCCATTTCCAAACTTAATGATTCAATCATTTTTatagacaccagattttgttCACAACCACCATCGATCACATAATTCCAAAGCTTACCTTCCAGTATGTATCGACTACGAAAAGTATAGGCTTGTATCTGCATCTTGATTCTCGCATATAAATTAACTAACTGGAGGGTTTAAAAAAAACTATCCCTTGATGAAACAAACTCTTGTTTGCAGTATAACTAGGAGCAGTAGAGTAAAATATTTAATGGGCTTAGTTTGTATTAACGAGTAAAAATAACTCCCAACGACATATAGTATCTACTGATCTCACGGAACCAATTTCTTTCTTTGACTCTTTTTTTCACCTAATTGAATAAAACAAGGGTTTCCGTAAAtcaataaatcttttttttttaataaaacataGAGATCACAGGAATCCTCAACTGATTCTTCTAGGCGACCTTTCAGACGAACAGGAACAAACTTGCTCTGGTAACACCTGATACGGCAGGGCGGAAGCGATATGAATGATTAGTAgcacaaggagaatccactccttagAACAGTAAACTCACTCCAATCCAGGAGCTACGGaaactctaatccaagagttaaaaaTAGACAACGGTTTATAACCAAACTGAATCaataatattatcaagatgatgaGCATCAAGCTGCTTTACAATGAAAGGGaaatggctatttatagcctgCAAACATAAACCTAGAAATCTAAATATTCCTAAATATTCtaagaaaatatattattttcataAAAGAAGATAAATATTATAAAACAAATGATAATCCTAATAAATTAAATGCCATAATTAATAAATATCCAAAATATGGCTATATCTTGGAATATACTTCTAACTTTCCTAATACGTCCCTATCACTCTGTCTACAAAAGATCGTGTTAATCCTCGTACAGGTATGTGTTAGATTTTGATCATTGTCATTTGTCGTTATCATGAACTTAcaaaatttgttttcactttATGTCTGAGATGCTAggtaattagaaaaaaaaaatcctaatgtAGAAACCTCAATCCGTATTAACCATCTTAAGGAAACAGATTTTCCAATGAACAATGTGTGTAAAGACTTAAAgtcctagacaaataaagcttccacgttgaacggtgaggaaatcCTCGATTTCTATTTGCCGAaataaatcaattttgagttttgtgaaacaagTGTTTTGGTGAGGACATTTGACAATATAttattggtttaaaaagaataggaaaaagattaaaaTAAGGAAACCAAATTCAGTTTGAAATTCATGAATTGACGGTATATAGGTGAgtacacttggcaacgtatgattggtttcaaaattacaaacttaaaagaaaaacataacttaccgtgtttgaaattttatggaagt
Proteins encoded in this window:
- the LOC113342674 gene encoding uncharacterized protein LOC113342674 yields the protein MHPSDIEKIAFRTHHGHYEFLVMPFGLTNAPSTFQTLMNEDNLEIVFSILESHQLYVKYEKCDFAQKEVRYLGNVISSAGVAVDPEKIETMQQWPKPELLKALRGFLGLTGYYYKFIQNYGKIAAALTNMLKKDSFQWSLLAEKAFQKLKLMGYDFTIVYKKGKENVIDDALSRRSQLEEEKAYVLSLPSPNWIEVIKDETRSDPPLKGLFS
- the LOC113342711 gene encoding wall-associated receptor kinase 2-like, yielding MITEIFIASDCPDRESPNLFSTAYLGKFTFSNTKNRFVGMGCNTWAYLKPDGNRSISAGCLSVCDKIEDSTDGSCNGVGCCQASVPAGLQNLNYSVGSMSNTVVIEWTVGFQTCNEAKRNSTFYACGPNTDCTVPAGDSTQGYRCNCKNGYRGNPYLNSSTAGGCQGIDECNELEVCKGDRGSCKNTEGSYNCSCNKGYSIDIRNNITDCFLESQSDLPESRSTQNNNNVNKIVVGACLSLFILLVSLVTGFWI